The Paraburkholderia sabiae genome includes a region encoding these proteins:
- a CDS encoding pyridoxal phosphate-dependent aminotransferase, with the protein MTVSRLRNIPGIGVDRMGDAADATHNRNILRLENLDTDLRPPAKAIRRTHEAVDDDDANSYLPFTGQTALRQAVVARMKQSTGFDYDASSECIVSAGGLAGILNVLLSILEPGDEVVLTDPTYAGLINRVLLAGGVPKFARLVPSADGWRLDVDSLANAVSPRTRAFLIMSPSMPSGFVANATEWQAITDHCRRSSAWLVYDAAMERILFDGRSVIHPASLPDMRERTFTVGSVSKEYRMIGWRVGWIVGPERIMNDVRLTSLSNVVCQVGIGMPGATAALTCADDGVAQSVAEWQARRDFLLEALHDLPLVRPDGGWSLLIDTTQLGFAPPDASRLLLEKGEVAATPMNGWGPQAERYLRFVFANERVARLVDIRERVRAAWSV; encoded by the coding sequence GTGACAGTCTCCCGTTTGCGCAACATCCCGGGCATCGGCGTCGACAGAATGGGCGATGCCGCCGACGCAACGCATAACCGCAACATCCTGCGCCTCGAGAATCTCGACACCGATCTGCGACCGCCCGCCAAAGCAATAAGGCGCACGCACGAAGCCGTCGACGACGACGACGCGAACAGCTATCTGCCGTTCACAGGGCAAACTGCATTACGTCAGGCCGTCGTCGCGCGAATGAAGCAGTCGACGGGTTTCGACTACGACGCAAGCAGCGAGTGCATCGTTTCGGCGGGCGGCCTTGCGGGCATCCTCAATGTGTTGCTGTCGATCCTCGAACCCGGCGACGAAGTCGTGCTCACGGATCCCACTTACGCGGGTCTCATCAATCGCGTGCTGCTGGCGGGCGGCGTGCCGAAGTTCGCGCGGCTCGTGCCTTCCGCCGACGGCTGGCGGCTCGACGTCGATTCCCTCGCGAACGCAGTGAGTCCGCGCACGCGCGCGTTCCTCATCATGTCGCCGTCGATGCCGAGCGGCTTCGTCGCCAACGCAACCGAATGGCAGGCGATCACCGATCATTGCCGACGCTCGAGCGCATGGCTCGTCTACGACGCGGCGATGGAGCGCATCCTGTTCGACGGACGCAGCGTGATTCATCCCGCGTCGCTGCCGGACATGCGCGAGCGCACGTTCACGGTGGGCTCGGTGTCGAAGGAATACCGGATGATCGGCTGGCGTGTCGGCTGGATCGTCGGGCCCGAGCGGATCATGAACGACGTGCGGCTCACGAGTCTGTCGAACGTGGTCTGTCAGGTCGGCATCGGCATGCCGGGCGCGACCGCCGCGCTCACGTGTGCGGACGATGGCGTTGCGCAAAGCGTCGCCGAATGGCAGGCGCGGCGCGATTTTCTGCTGGAGGCACTGCACGATTTGCCGCTCGTGCGGCCCGATGGCGGTTGGTCGCTGCTGATCGATACGACGCAACTCGGCTTCGCGCCGCCCGATGCATCGCGTCTTCTGCTGGAAAAAGGCGAAGTCGCCGCCACGCCGATGAACGGCTGGGGCCCGCAAGCGGAACGTTATCTGCGCTTCGTGTTCGCCAACGAACGGGTTGCCCGTCTCGTCGATATCCGTGAGCGCGTGCGCGCCGCGTGGAGCGTCTGA